Within Dreissena polymorpha isolate Duluth1 chromosome 13, UMN_Dpol_1.0, whole genome shotgun sequence, the genomic segment tctatacccacgaatcaaacagaacccacgactcaaccagttaCAAccataaatgaatttattttaccaGTTTATGTGTGTGTTGCAAATGTCTGATGGCTTGCTTTAGTGAACGTTCAATAAAAGACGATAATTGGTTCCAAACGGGTTGCAAAATGTTATTAGAACCGATTTCATTTGACCAACGGTAAGGTCGAGTTATTAACGCTTGTTTTCTTTCCATTTTATAGTTTTAGAAAGAGTAGTCTTACCTGAAATATcagcttaaattaattttaattctaaattaaataaaatcggcAAAACATCGTTCGAGAATTGGTACCCTGAGGCTAATAATCCAACCTCGAagataatttataaatgtttgtacAAATGAAAGGCATGAACGTTTATGGATGTAAAATAAATACCTGTTTCGAAAAATTAGCAACATTCAACTccatgtttaatttaataataaggGACAGAACTCTGTGGTAACATTTAACTGTAGGGTGTGTGTTTTTATTCGAGAGTTGTCATTCTTTTGTTTATGAATGGCTTATACTGTTTGACAACAAAAAAGGGAAAACATTAATATTAGATTCATCATGAATAAAAGTCGTAAGAATGAAATTCGTGATAAGGTTGTGAAGTTTATACGTTCGATTATGTTCTTGATCTGTATGCAGCTCTTATAAAAGGGACCCACTAACACCTGTCAGGGATTTTTTGCACAAAATTACAGccttttaaacatgttaaaggcTTTTTGAGTGTTACCCATTGCAAAAGTAAATTTTCCTCAAAAATATTACCAAAATTGCCCCAAAAATATGCCAAACTTATCCTGAATAAACTCAATAATGGGTTCATTGAGTTTATTATTTGGCAATTTGATTACCTACATGTAGCACTTCATAATATACATATTAGAAAGCATTTTAACATCCACTTAAAAACAATcggtatactgttatttataatcatattaataatgttaaatgtttCCCAAGTTCATGGTCTATCACgcttttttttctaataaaaaagGCACAGTTTGTAAGATATAAAGAACAAACAAATCTCTGCCTGCCTGATAATGATATTTTGTGATAAAATTTTATTAAAAGACAGTGTTATAAGGAGACTGACCGATAACACATTCTCACTCAGTttactttctatttcacatatatTTTCATTACCCAAATTTGAGAGTCTCATGATAcccagcaatatttatgatacaaaGTCACAccaatttgaattatttttttttgtagaaaTGTTTAAAAAGTAAACACAATCTAGGTAAGAGGTTTTTTATTCATCCCATTTAAATTGCAGgactattaaatgagtcttgGGCCTGGGTGGAACtagttcttggtgtctttgggggagatcaaaaGAGGGTGACCCCCTGATCGCTTGGCTGAGACACAATACCTATTACACAACGGCAATATAACAATGGTTGTTAAGACATCATGATTTTTGGCTTTGCTTCCGTGTGCAGATGTTATCCTTGTTGGATGTCCAATATCAACCTGTTATGATTAAACAGTAATCATGTATTATCTATTTGGAGCATTATGCACGAAATTGGGGTTAATTATcaagttattattttaattgaacaaACAAACTTTTATAGTAGCTCTGTTCTACACAACTATTCTAACCAGagatatattattataaacaaacagAGATTAGAAACTCTGAAACTTGACAGCCGGAATTTTAGGTTACTCTGTATAACACATGGGAAATCTGCCTGTATGCTTGATAAtccaattgtttatttattgcattatattaataaaaaattgtgttttagcTGTAAGAATGAAAAACTAGTGATCACCTGTGCAATAATTGTGGGGTTTGAGATGggatttatatatttgtttatgttggCATCAATGTATCAATATTCTGAGATTTATAATTCTGATGTGCGACAAATTAAGAGTGGTTGTTCACATGTACCCTGCTTCCGTTACACCTCTGCTTGTCTGAAAATAGCGGATAAGCAACTATTGgcatacatttttaattgttattcaGGTGAAGGAAATGAAACAGAGGCAACAAAACTGGATGAAGCAAAGAGCAGAAATCCAAAACAGTTCATCATCCCCAAATGCTTTAACATCAGTAACTGGTAAGTTTGAATTGCAAAAAAAGGAGCAGGAGTGAACCTTCAGATAGGGTACCAAACACAAACTGAAGCTTActgcaatttttatgcccccgaagggtggAATATAGTTTGTGaaccgtccgtccatctgtctgtctgacggtctgtcagtcagtctgtccgtccgtccgaaaacttttacattaatcataacttttgcaatattgaagatagctacttgatatttggcatggatgtatatctcatggagctgcacattttgattggtgaatggtcaaggtcatccttcaagaccaaagttcaaatatattgcttcaagaCAAAGCaacgcagaagggggcattgtgtttctgacaaatacatctcttgtatATCCCTGTCTTTGAAGAGACTGTTGGTGCAACATAACGTTGACCGTCAGAAACTTTCAGCACACTGAGTGATATGTTATTGATTACTTTTGCAGAACACTCTGTGatatgtcatttttgttttcCGTTTACGCACTCTGTTGTATGCGTATTATATGCTAACCACTCTGTTATTTCAAGCACACTCTGTGATGTATGTATTATTAATCACGTTTTTTAGCACACTCTTCAATATGTTATTAATCACTATCTTGTAAGAAATGCTATTTAGTAATACAGgcattaatgtaaaaataatcctTTTTTAGTCTTTATAATGCTGCAATTTCTGTAACCtgacatgatgatgatgatgatgatgatgatgatgatgatgatgatgatgatgatgatgatgatgatgatgatgatgatgatgatgatgatgatgatgatgatgatgatgatgatgatgatgatgatgatgatgaagataatgatgtttaacttttcaaatattttatacaaaagcaTAATTGAGTTTTctgtatgattttaaaacattgttaaacaGCACATGGTGCATGGAAATTAAACCGTTAAACAATAGCAAATGAGAAACTCTTTTATTATGGTCACCAATATAAAAGGGAGAAAAAAACAGTAACAAATCTTGAACAAATCTATAAGGCAGAAAAAATTATAAATTCTCAAAAAAATGTAATGAACTTATCTCTGTCATGCATGTTTTCCAGCTcaaaaagaaaacacaatattGTCCAGAGAGAAGCCAGAATACGATGAAGGAAAGACATTTATCAAAAGCAGGGATGAAAGTTCCATTGAAGGACTTCTAGCCACGAATAAATCCAAGGCAAAGTTTCAAAACTGGTTAAAAGCTAAAGAGTCTAAGGAATCAGATAACGAAGATGATGAAATGGAAGACCATGTGGATGAATTCAAAGAGAATAGTAGGGCAGTTAATTTCGGTGGAAACAAAACTGTGTACAAGAGCGCTAATTATAATGATGGCTCCATTCGGCAAAACAGCTTGCGATTTGCTAACAGTGGTAAACCCAAAATGCTTCATCCATCAAGTGTTAGGTCAGAGTCGACTGACCCCGGATTTAACAGCGAAGATGAAACAGGTGAGATCACTGCAGCCACACTTCTCTCCCCTGAAGATTTTGACTCGCGAGCCGACGATATCATAGCAAGAGTGAAAGGGGATTTAAAGCTCTCCACCAAATACTCAAAGGGGGTCTTCAATAACATATCAAATGCAGCAAGTTTTGTGGACATGAAGAGTTCCCCGTCCAAAGAGGCTGATGTTAGTGAGAATAGCCTTGCCAGCCATGTTTGCCCTACTTGTGAAAAACTAATGGTGAGTTAAGGTGCAGCATACAAGGCTTTTTTCCTGTTTATATGAAGCGGCCttggaaaaaaatgagtcgcaaactgttcaaaaatgtgaaaaaaagagTTGCGgactgttcgaaattgtgaaaaaatgtgtcgcgaactttctaaaattgtgaaaatttgagtcgcaaacttcttgaaattgtgaaaatttgagtcgcgaatatcccaaatttgtgaaaaacagccattctcacagaaggaaaaaaagccctggcatATATTAAGGGTTTTTAAAATTGGGTTGAGTTTAAGGGCAGCATTAATTGAATGtcataaataaaagttttatgttgatgttgttttatCTTTGCAGCTTAGTCTAAGCTATTTGTTGTTACATAATAGCCCAATGCAACAAAATAGTATTACATCATATCTGCGGCTAAGGTTGACAAAATTAACCTGATTTTAACCATTATGCACAAGTAAATTGAAGTACCATTATGATAAATACATTAGTTTTCCAACTGGAATagaattaaatagatatttagaATATCAAAGTAACTTCCTCtgtcatttatttaatgaaacaaatgcttaaattatacccattatcaatttaaagtaatttATGCTAAAGTTTAAGGCAAACGATGCCAAAATATAATGTCATTTGTATTtcaatgttttcttcattttgaTTTGAGATTTGTGCGATTGAAACATTGGCAAAACTTGTTCGTTTACTTAAATTTGACTGCTTATTAATGGTAATGCCATGAGATTAATTGTGACATGTTGCTTGAAAGATAATACAATAAATTTAAAGGCAGAAACAGTGGGTTGCCGTTCACAATTGCTTAGCATTTCTGCaggaaatacaattattttacagTTTACTCTCTTGAAAATAATGAATGGGGACAAACATTGCTACTGTATAAGAAATTAGGATTATTGATATATTCGGTTTTCAACAACATTAGGCTTAGTATTTAACAATGTTAACAGCTAATCTCCCTTACAGCCATAACATTTTTTAtggcaataaatatatttttttaatattataactaaaaactGTCAGACTAATCTATATCAACTgttgttaattataatttaaaaaatgattgacATAAAGTTGCCCATAATAGTTCTTTAATCTAAATTTTTAGGTTAACAGCgtgtaaacttattttttttcacaaacattttttatcaatagaTTATCAGACCAAGATTGGGTCTATTTTAGCTCAATGAGTTTTGATCTTGGAAAACAATGCTAAAAGCATATGCATCAAGTGTCATTCCAGGTAAGCCtatgcagtgtgcacaggctaatgacTGTTGatttctgccttaacttgatttttgtttagaggagacttcctttaagcgaAAAGTTCCCtgaaagcagactgcacaggctaatcagtgacgacactttattcacatgcatttagctcagttTACCTGGAACAGGGCTGGTATTATTTTCCAGATGCCCCCCAGTTCCAGCGCCATGCTGCTCATCCCCTGCGGCCACACCCTATGCACAAGTTGCAGTCAGCGCACCAAGTTTTGCGCAATGTGCGGCTGCGCCGTGCACTCCACTACCCCGAACATCATGCTGCAACAGATCATCACCAACTTCCACACtaaacagacacacagacagaaaaCCAGTACATGTAAGTCACACCATTCACACTACACAGACACTTCGACAGAAAACCAGTGCATGTAAGTCACACCTTTCACACtaaacagacacacagacagaaaaCTAGTACATGTAAGTCACACCTTTCACACTAAACAGACACACCGACAGAAAACCAGTGCATGTAAGTCACAACTTTCACACTAAACAGGCACACAGACAGAAAACCGTTACATGTAAGTCATAACTTTCACTCttaacagacacacagacagaaaaCCAGTACATGTAAGTCACATCTTTTTCatttaacaaacacacaaacagaaAACCAGTGCATGTAAGTCACACCTTTCACACTAAACAAATGCACAGACAGAAAACTAGTGCATGTAAGTGACACCTTTCACACTAAACAGACACACCGACAGAAACCAGTGCATGTAAGTCACACCTTTCACACTAAACAGACGCACAGACAGAAAAATAGTGCATGTAAGTCACACCTTTCACACTAAATAGACACGCAGACAGAAAACCAGTGCATGTAAGTCACACCATTCACACTAAACAGACACACTGACAGAAAACCAGTGCATGTAAGTCACACCTTTCACACTAAACAGACACACCGACAGAAAACCAGTGCATGTAAGTCACACCTTTCACACTAATCAGACGCACAGACAGAAAACCAGTGCATGCAAGTGGAGGATTTTTTATACTGGTAGTTATCAAAAATGTGAAATGATTCTTAGCATAAAATATCAAATGGATGAAAATAATCTGGGTATCCAAAGTGAAATTTTTTTGTAGGACTGGTAATTTGATAAAGGTGTCAATGTGCAGTTCTCATGTTTCTTTGTGGGATTTGTAGTTGTTTTTTGCAGTTCTCAACACTATTTCATTCGCATTACAGCAGTCCGTTTACAAAATAAAGCTTTCCAGGATTAGCTAGTTGACCAATACTAAGTGAATATCCTTTTGTCAGTTACTGACAATTACCCTACTTGAAACCAAAGTAGGGGGACAATGGCTTTGAATACAATCTAATGGCCAATACCCACACAAGTTACGTTTCTTGGCTAGAATCAATTCCTCAGTCTTCAGATTCGTAGTCTAGCGCTGCACCAACTGAATTATGACACAGCAATTAACTATTTTACATCCTATGAAAAGGTAGTTTTGACTGAATTGTatcttttcacatatttttacaTGACTTTGTACATAATAAATTAGAGAAACAATTTAAACCATAGTACATGTTATaaagatattttatgattttttttttcaaaatagtatTCAAAGATTCCCCATCATTTATCTTTCTTGTATTCTAGTATTGAGCAATTTATAAGGGAAGTAACTCCTACTAATCGATTTTGCAATTTAATTGCAGTTGTCTTTCTTATAACATGCTTTGTTCTGAGGTAATGTCTATAAAACCCTCTTCTGCaaatttgtaataaaattaaaaggaaaacacaattttttagtgtaaaaatgaaatacattacTATGTTTCATAattaggaaaaaaaaacactttacaagtatttaaaaataaatacatatgtatagTTTATATGTGTATGGTTTAAGCActcacaaaaaagaaaaaatatataaatgaaaataaatctcTATTTTCAAAAGTTAAATATTACAATTCTTAACcatgtattaaaaacaaaaaac encodes:
- the LOC127854496 gene encoding uncharacterized protein LOC127854496 — translated: MKQRQQNWMKQRAEIQNSSSSPNALTSVTAQKENTILSREKPEYDEGKTFIKSRDESSIEGLLATNKSKAKFQNWLKAKESKESDNEDDEMEDHVDEFKENSRAVNFGGNKTVYKSANYNDGSIRQNSLRFANSGKPKMLHPSSVRSESTDPGFNSEDETGEITAATLLSPEDFDSRADDIIARVKGDLKLSTKYSKGVFNNISNAASFVDMKSSPSKEADVSENSLASHVCPTCEKLMMPPSSSAMLLIPCGHTLCTSCSQRTKFCAMCGCAVHSTTPNIMLQQIITNFHTKQTHRQKTSTSIRTVPKKNYEEEYQNLLTRRDILKEEAENITSVIDDLSHQLKRERKQVYSIESKEKTVEAEISKLQQQLQQLASHRMEYERKCDEIEIQSKEETNRLNLVKDSLSYVQLQIDKVKLLAGH